One Hordeum vulgare subsp. vulgare chromosome 4H, MorexV3_pseudomolecules_assembly, whole genome shotgun sequence DNA window includes the following coding sequences:
- the LOC123448037 gene encoding uncharacterized protein LOC123448037 codes for MVTAVAAVLEPPSRSPLRRRHRLANGAGAATGDFELRHWRPAKKTGSSGMKGRWVPPEIEIPSGEEGGYTSLRDIMSSPEYAAAKQARSPADGAGGGADVHMIRHPLVKHAAYAYLQLTPSAREDPGRLRRRRRGPLCRLVLGCLGFVGAFFTR; via the coding sequence ATGGTAACGGCAGTGGCAGCCGTGCTGGAGCCCCCGTCGCGGTCGCCGTTGCGGCGGCGGCACCGGCTGGCGAACGGGGCGGGGGCTGCCACCGGCGACTTCGAGCTCCGCCACTGGCGCCCGGCCAAGAAGACCGGTTCGTCCGGGATGAAGGGGCGGTGGGTGCCGCCGGAGATCGAGATCCCCAGCGGCGAGGAGGGGGGATACACCAGCCTCCGCGACATCATGTCGTCGCCGGAGTACGCCGCGGCCAAGCAGGCTCGCTCCCCCGCGGACGGAGCCGGAGGCGGCGCGGACGTGCACATGATACGACACCCGCTCGTGAAGCACGCGGCGTACGCGTACTTGCAGCTCACGCCATCCGCGCGGGAGGACCCCGGCAGGTTGCGCCGGCGGAGGCGCGGCCCGCTCTGCCGCCTTGTCCTCGGCTGTCTCGGCTTTGTCGGGGCCTTCTTCACGCGATGA
- the LOC123448036 gene encoding putative HVA22-like protein g — translation MLGEFLSRVLLLLFGYAMPAFECFKTVEARPNDAHMLRFWCQYWIIVAMVIAVESFISWMPMYGEIKLAFFVYLWYPKTKGSDIVYDTFLRPMVMQYEPNIEQRLLHLRARSGQLFTFYIQNFADKGTAFFMDVLRSVVSDEPAASVSERNKKSSGWSPFATKRRPPSPPPQESIFGGPADLDAAAVAHVIRASMAGAKPARRQYSGKY, via the exons ATGCTGGGCGAGTTCCTCTCGAGGGTCCTCCT GCTGCTGTTCGGGTACGCCATGCCGGCGTTCGAGTGCTTCAAGACGGTGGAGGCGCGCCCCAACGACGCGCACATGCTCCGCTTCTGGTGCCAATATTG GATCATAGTGGCCATGGTAATAGCCGTGGAGAGCTTCATCTCATG GATGCCAATGTACGGAGAAATCAAGCTGGCTTTCTTTGTGTACCTGTGGTACCCCAAGACAAAG GGCAGCGACATTGTGTACGACACCTTCCTCCGGCCCATGGTGATGCAGTACGAGCCGAACATCGAGCAGAGGTTGCTGCATCTGAGAGCCAGATCCGGGCAGCTGTTCACCTTCTACATTCAGAACTTCGCTGATAAAGGGACGGCCTTCTTCATGGATGTCCTCCGATCCGTCGTTTCTGACGAACCTGCAGCGTCGGTTTCAGAG AGGAATAAGAAGTCGTCCGGGTGGAGCCCCTTCGCCACCAAACGCCggccgccgtcacctccgccaCAGGAGTCCATCTTCGGCGGCCCCGCCGACCTCGACGCCGCCGCCGTGGCACATGTTATCCGCGCTTCCATGGCCGGCGCCAAGCCGGCCCGGCGACAGTACAGTGGCAAGTACTAA